The Shewanella mangrovisoli genome has a window encoding:
- the murB gene encoding UDP-N-acetylmuramate dehydrogenase — MSFPYSLKPFNTFGVEQSCLSLIEVHSKAELQSTCLSLYQSKRPMLVLGGGSNIVFTDDFNGTVVRVLSKGVSCSEDDTHFYLAVEAGENWHELVQFSLNQNMPGLENLALIPGTVGAAPIQNIGAYGVELCDICDWVEYLDLDSGNLQRLTADECEFAYRESIFKGSLRDKAVITAVGLRLPKAWQPKLAYGPLQSFTAETVTPREIFERVCEVRSEKLPNPEVLGNAGSFFKNPIVSAATYMQLAARFPSIVGYAQPNGEVKLAAGWLIEHAGLKGFALGNAGVHAKQALVLVNLGHATGQDICRLALHVITRVNEVFGVKLEAEPRIMGLTGETSLDV; from the coding sequence ATGTCTTTTCCATATTCGCTAAAGCCGTTTAATACTTTTGGCGTGGAGCAATCCTGCTTATCCTTGATTGAAGTCCATTCTAAGGCAGAGCTACAGTCGACCTGCTTATCCTTATATCAGTCTAAGCGACCTATGCTTGTTCTCGGTGGCGGCAGCAATATCGTATTCACCGATGATTTTAATGGCACCGTAGTGCGTGTTCTCTCTAAAGGAGTTTCCTGCTCTGAAGATGATACTCACTTTTACCTTGCTGTTGAGGCGGGTGAGAACTGGCATGAATTAGTTCAATTCAGCTTAAATCAGAACATGCCAGGACTTGAGAATTTAGCGCTGATCCCTGGCACCGTTGGTGCGGCTCCGATCCAAAATATCGGCGCCTATGGCGTTGAGCTGTGCGATATTTGTGATTGGGTCGAATATCTGGATCTCGACTCTGGTAACTTGCAAAGGCTTACAGCCGATGAGTGTGAGTTTGCCTATCGGGAGTCGATATTTAAGGGTAGCTTACGCGACAAAGCTGTGATTACCGCCGTTGGTTTGCGCCTTCCTAAAGCTTGGCAACCGAAATTGGCCTATGGTCCGTTGCAATCATTTACCGCTGAGACAGTGACCCCAAGGGAGATTTTTGAGCGGGTCTGTGAAGTGAGGAGCGAAAAGCTACCTAATCCAGAAGTGCTAGGGAATGCAGGCAGTTTCTTTAAGAATCCTATCGTAAGCGCAGCGACTTATATGCAGCTTGCTGCGCGTTTCCCGAGTATCGTCGGTTATGCGCAACCCAATGGAGAGGTTAAACTGGCTGCGGGTTGGCTAATCGAGCATGCGGGTCTTAAGGGTTTTGCTCTTGGTAATGCGGGAGTGCATGCGAAGCAAGCTCTTGTATTAGTGAATTTAGGCCATGCGACCGGCCAAGATATTTGTCGATTAGCATTGCATGTGATTACGAGAGTGAATGAGGTTTTTGGTGTTAAGCTCGAAGCGGAGCCAAGAATTATGGGATTAACAGGGGAGACGAGTCTCGATGTCTGA